One Hemibagrus wyckioides isolate EC202008001 linkage group LG07, SWU_Hwy_1.0, whole genome shotgun sequence DNA segment encodes these proteins:
- the LOC131356260 gene encoding uncharacterized protein LOC131356260: protein MRASHFPSVFGESSTSAAFTVASASATPAAGDESGSLSSLPLEMRKTIPLQDQRWIASTLFHGGRLRPDLQLWYEPPVPSLIYHQAPTLDRFFTHGLFVWMPYHQWKVRLFCPVCGKQLTGYGLYKRAYRVLDINRYYLMVTETLRCTVCCVNYISTSQNVLNQLNLPHRRLFRPILTHTYACDIRVIRLMRERTLGNSPTTLAKQLKENHGEEWLNCLAHYMEECAAFTDRPSFFPVTFQEPPEPIEVPTSKLLLSVYGKDIMSRLDHIKITKKLSGHAKGTAQWLSSVGNERGEILISVLTAHEGPGLDSMVSGLISRYQQAGVAPPVLLYVDHDCCTEKGQSKLQTSFEGWPDLNIRLDIWHFMRRLASGCTTHTHPLYPIFMARLSACIFEWDPQDVALLRRAKREQLEEERLPIITDNLVSRRITKNELALYCRRRTRGVETTVRLIECLLHELKEEKGRDLKGVPLLDTDVPGVSLYTETGTTTKGGIMLTRYRCVRGSTSLESFHCHLQRFIPGNNANTLNFQLYLLEGLCRWNQDREAAFLTCKSSSFFNYTGEMVHYVNTNSLKVFGRKYFPSFQPPAKYTGELIGVDYLLAQTGQPVQRVDPDDDETDRLLEEVDVDDQDDERFEEDLSNGPIFSSLEDHITAVAQIHTAASFTLPIFSPAPPAAAPSSPLAEVPTSALPAAAPSSAAPSSALPAAASSSTLTSTDMSAVLPHISAPVTPTQFTEENLAMDDQNVPGLDLVDNLAEYLVELRKQTGLTLSTQQVNDIVALWENLLDFDKQRVVFAARHQERLTTGRLRSPKKRAKWPDSCRIVDAIFIRLCKIYKSPRRKGKGSVTRWSMILHDYRMIRQLILNNGDIMQRTNLQLVEVNQTTLVQGHNERVRRQDLSLLLQGCSMPDPLPVAAEPLQPTSSQPAAPSFHEQGELHTYSLPQNTIGQARLKRRLTSASPSNLPDMARPKQRLLLPHPGIMGQASADPSTSIMHGPHT from the exons ATGAGAGCCAGCCATTTTCCATCTGTCTTT GGAGAATCAAGTACCTCTGCTGCCTTCACTGTTGCTTCAGCTTCTGCTACCCCAGCTGCTGGTGATGAGTCTGGATCTCTTTCTTCTTTGCCACTTGAAATGAGGAAGACCATTCCTTTGCAAGATCAGAGGTGGATTGCTTCTACGCTCTTTCATGGTGGCAGACTTCGGCCAGACTTACAGCTCTGGTATGAGCCTCCAGTCCCCTCCCTCATCTACCACCAGGCTCCCACGCTGGACCGTTTCTTCACACATGGGCTTTTTGTGTGGATGCCCTATCACCAGTGGAAGGTCAGACTGTTTTGTCCTGTCTGTGGGAAGCAGTTGACTGGCTATGGCCTTTATAAAAGGGCTTACAGGGTGCTGGACATCAACAGGTATTACCTGATGGTGACAGAGACACTCaggtgtactgtgtgttgtgtgaattaCATTTCCACAAGTCAGAATGTCCTCAACCAGCTCAACTTGCCCCACCGGAGACTGTTCCGCCCAATCTTGACACACAC ATATGCATGTGACATTCGTGTCATACGCCTGATGAGAGAGAGGACACTTGGAAATAGCCCCACCACACTGGCCAAACAACTAAAGGAAAACCATGGAGAGGAGTGGCTTAACTGCTTGGCACACTACATGGAGGAGTGTGCGGCCTTCACAGATCGCCCCAGCTTCTTCCCTGTTACTTTTCAGGAGCCACCAGAACCCATTGAGGTGCCTACCAGCAAGTTGCTGCTGAGTGTTTATGGGAAGGACATCATGAGCCGTCTGGATCATATTAAG ATCACAAAGAAGCTGTCTGGCCATGCCAAGGGCACTGCACAGTGGTTGTCCTCTGTTGGCAACGAGAGAGGAGAGATCCTCATCAGTGTCCTGACTGCCCATGAAGGCCCTGGTCTGGACTCTATGGTGTCAGGCCTGATTAGCAGGTACCAGCAGGCAGGGGTGGCTCCTCCAGTGTTGCTGTATGTGGATCATGACTGCTGTACAGAGAAGGGGCAGAGCAAGCTGCAGACCAGTTTCGAAGGATGGCCTGACCTGAACATCAGACTGGACATCTGGCACTTTATGCGGCGACTGGCGTCTGGGTGTACTACTCACACTCATCCGCTCTACCCAATCTTCATGGCACGTCTGTCAGCATGCATCTTTGAGTGGGACCCACAGGATGTTGCTCTATTGCGGCGGGCAAAGAGAGAGCAGCTGGAGGAGGAAAGGCTGCCTATCATCACCGATAACCTAGTGAGCAGGCGGATTACAAAAAATGAGCTGGCTCTGTACTGCCGTCGAAGGACTCGTGGAGTGGAGACCACAGTCCGGCTGATCGAATGCCTACTGCACGAGCTGAAGGAGGAAAAGGGAAGAGACCTTAAGGGTGTTCCTCTGCTAGACACA GATGTGCCAGGGGTGTCTCTCTACACCGAGACAGGCACCACCACCAAGGGAGGGATCATGCTCACCAGGTACAGGTGTGTTAGGGGCTCCACATCGCTGGAGTCTTTCCACTGCCACCTGCAAAGGTTCATTCCAG GAAACAACGCAAACACACTGAATTTTCAGCTGTATCTCCTGGAAGGCCTGTGCAGGTGGAACCAGGATCGGGAAGCAGCTTTCTTAACCTGCAAATCATCCTCTTTCTTCAACTACACAGGGGAGATGGTTCACTATGTAAACACAAACAGTCTGAAGGTGTTTGGGAGGAAATATTTTCCCAGCTTCCAGCCCCCTGCAAAGTACACTG GGGAGCTTATCGGAGTGGACTACTTGCTTGCGCAGACTGGACAGCCAGTCCAGAGGGTGGACCCAGATGATGATGAAACAGACCGGCTTCTGGAGGAAGTTGATGTGGATGACCAAGATGATGAAAGATTTGAAGAGGATCTAAGCAACGGTCCTATCTTCAGCTCACTGGAAGACCACATAACAGCTGTGGCCCAAATTCACACGGCTGCTTCTTTCACTCTTCCCATTTTTTCTCCCGCCCCACCAGCTGCAGCACCCTCTTCTCCACTAGCTGAAGTGCCCACCTCTGCCCTGCCAGCTGCCGCGCCCTCCTCTGCAGCACCCTCGTCTGCCCTGCCAGCTGCTGCGTCCTCTTCCACCCTGACAAGCACTGATATGTCTGCAGTTCTGCCTCATATCAGTGCTCCAGTTACTCCAACTCAATTTACTGAGGAGAATTTG GCTATGGATGATCAAAATGTGCCAGGGTTGGACCTGGTGGACAACCTGGCAGAATACCTGGTGGAACTGAGGAAACAAACAGGTCTAACCCTCAGCACTCAACAG GTCAATGATATTGTGGCCCTCTGGGAGAACCTGTTAGATTTTGACAAGCAGCGGGTGGTATTTGCTGCCAGACACCAGGAAAGGCTAACCACAGGAAGGCTTCGCTCTCCCAAGAAGAGAGCCAAGTGGCCAGATAGTTGTCGGATTGTGGACGCCATTTTCATCAGGCTGTGTAAGATTTACAAAAGTCCAAGGAGGAAGGGCAAGGGATCAGTGACAAGATGGTCCATGATTCTGCATGATTATCGCATGATCCGGCAGCTGATCCTGAACAATGGGGACATCATGCAGAGAACTAACTTGCAGCTGGTGGAGGTAAATCAGACCACCTTGGTTCAGGGGCACAATGAACGAGTGAGAAGGCAAGACCTGAGTCTCTTGCTTCAAGGCTGCTCGATGCCTGATCCTCTTCCTGTAGCTGCTGAGCCACTGCAACCTACCAGTTCTCAGCCAGCTGCACCATCATTCCATGAACAAGGGGAATTGCACACCTACAGCTTGCCACAGAACACCATAGGGCAAGCAAGACTCAAGAGACGCCTAACATCTGCGTCCCCCTCAAACCTACCTGACATGGCCAGACCAAAGCAGAGATTGCTGCTTCCTCACCCAGGCATCATGGGGCAGGCCAGTGCTGATCCCAGCACTTCTATCATGCATGGTCCCCATACCTAA